The following coding sequences lie in one Vanacampus margaritifer isolate UIUO_Vmar chromosome 16, RoL_Vmar_1.0, whole genome shotgun sequence genomic window:
- the lrrc32 gene encoding transforming growth factor beta activator LRRC32 — translation MVSGVSEGGARTRRAEDVKTTWSGVRHAAKTRRRLGVSNMAAFPLLLPLLVGCVAAAVQPARHRPSCRIVDTSVVCRDLSLTSTPADLPSGVQALDLSHNQLQNLSGDTLAGHMGLRHLDLHSNKIHFIQPGLFEAMRDLKVLDLSGNRLNVFAMGKIQIGTLAAVQSLDLSNNGLYTGMSDFFLADSPSLVQLSLSGNSITKIAKNTFSGASSLRRISLRNNVILEIEDGAFDCLDGLSDLDLSRNSIACITDFNLNRLRALNLSRNSLELFQSTRSAELYHLAFLDLSENKLPNFPLLPTNNVIRHLDLSRNRVRSVDAAETKMPEMVLKHLRNLDLSYNLLTGLPQSFFRTMTSLEVLNVSNNCVALFSITDKDLLPAAKTVNLSYNSLRRLSLGEGALQALEELFVQGNDLRTLAHQTFQRLPSLNLLQLQENNLRVCPSETKNDQNPLSCVSFFSVPKLKFLYLSQNNIKSLPCRAFANTPLSLLDLSLNPGMEMHRDSLAGLEHSLVQLLLRENNISHLNADMSSLRSLKLVDLSTNHLSSLPAWNQELSIETLNLQNNSLVTLERAAMAALERSLKTLYVGDNPLSCCGNLELVRLLQHSAVVVPDIEAATCVLHQGSEPVNIEKVTPEMCRGRKKANHIIVIVAVVLLAAIASGLLVKFCKSRKEKRVRRFSA, via the coding sequence GTGGATACCAGCGTGGTCTGCAGGGATTTGAGCCTCACCAGCACCCCCGCCGACCTCCCGTCGGGCGTCCAAGCACTGGACCTCTCACACAACCAGCTGCAGAATCTCAGTGGCGATACCCTCGCCGGCCACATGGGGCTGCGTCACCTGGATCTCCACTCTAACAAGATCCACTTCATCCAGCCGGGACTCTTTGAGGCCATGCGTGACCTCAAAGTCCTGGATCTGTCCGGGAATCGTCTCAACGTGTTTGCGATGGGCAAAATTCAAATCGGAACGCTCGCAGCCGTGCAGTCTCTGGATCTTTCCAATAATGGCTTGTACACGGGGATGTCTGACTTTTTCCTCGCCGATTCTCCTTCGTTGGTGCAGCTCTCGCTGAGCGGCAACAGCATCACCAAGATCGCGAAAAATACTTTCAGCGGCGCGTCGTCCCTGAGGAGGATTAGTCTCCGCAACAACGTCATTTTGGAAATCGAAGACGGCGCCTTTGACTGTCTCGATGGCCTCAGCGATCTGGACTTGTCCAGGAATTCTATCGCTTGCATCACGGACTTCAATCTGAACCGTCTGAGAGCGTTGAACCTCAGCAGGAACAGCCTGGAGCTCTTCCAGAGCACCAGATCGGCCGAGCTGTACCACCTCGCCTTTCTGGATCTGAGTGAAAATAAACTGCCGAATTTCCCGCTGCTGCCCACCAACAACGTAATCCGGCATCTGGACTTGTCGCGCAACCGAGTCCGGAGTGTCGACGCGGCCGAGACCAAGATGCCCGAGATGGTTTTGAAGCATCTGAGGAACTTAGACTTAAGCTACAACCTGCTCACAGGCTTGCCGCAGTCCTTCTTTCGCACCATGACGTCGCTGGAGGTCTTGAATGTCAGCAACAACTGCGTCGCCTTGTTTTCTATCACCGACAAAGACCTCCTTCCCGCAGCCAAGACCGTCAACCTTAGCTATAATTCCCTACGGAGACTTTCCCTCGGCGAAGGCGCTCTGCAGGCTTTGGAGGAGCTCTTCGTGCAAGGTAATGACCTTCGCACCCTCGCGCATCAAACCTTCCAGAGACTTCCAAGTCTGAACCTGCTCCAGCTCCAAGAGAACAATCTACGAGTGTGCCCCTCAGAGACAAAAAACGATCAAAATCCCCTAAGTTGTGTCTCGTTCTTCTCCGTTCCGAAGCTGAAGTTCCTTTACCTTTCTCAGAACAATATCAAGAGTTTGCCTTGCAGAGCGTTTGCTAACACCCCTCTCAGTCTTCTGGACTTGTCTCTCAATCCCGGCATGGAGATGCACCGAGACTCCCTGGCTGGTCTGGAGCACTCCCTAGTCCAGCTCCTTCTGAGGGAGAACAACATTTCCCATCTGAACGCCGACATGTCGTCGCTAAGGAGCCTGAAACTGGTCGACCTGTCCACCAACCACCTGAGCAGCCTCCCAGCCTGGAACCAAGAGTTGTCCATCGAGACCCTTAACTTGCAGAACAACAGCCTGGTCACCCTGGAGCGCGCCGCCATGGCGGCATTGGAACGCTCGCTGAAGACGCTCTACGTGGGGGACAATCCGCTCAGCTGCTGCGGAAACCTGGAATTAGTTCGCCTGCTTCAGCACTCGGCCGTGGTGGTGCCCGACATCGAGGCGGCGACTTGCGTTCTCCACCAGGGCTCGGAACCGGTCAACATTGAGAAAGTGACTCCGGAAATGTGTAGAGGGCGGAAAAAAGCCAAtcacatcatcgtcatcgttGCGGTTGTGTTGTTGGCGGCGATCGCCTCGGGACTGCTGGTGAAATTTTGCAAGTCGAGAAAGGAAAAGCGCGTTCGAAGATTTAGCGCATGA